The DNA window CTGTGTTGTCAGTGTATAGAAACCTGCTGTCTCTGCAGGATCTGTTTTCACAACGGAAATTGTTCCAAGTGTTGCGATTTCTTCTGCTGACAGTACATTCTCATTTGCATCGGTCACTGTATAGGTGAATTCCGGCAGTGTATCACGATAATAAACCGGTCCACAGCTGTCCGGTGTAACGGTTACCTCTTTCTGTACAATAAACAGTCTTGCATAGACAGCTTCGATACATTTGTATTTGTCGCTGCCTGCATAAGATGCCATTACCTGGTACATGCCTGTCTCTGTCGGCGGAATTTCACTCTTATATCCGGAAGAACTCATATAAATAATACTTGCTTCCGCAATTCTTTCCTCTCCACTGTATACACCGGCTGTCACCCCATGTGGATTGCCGTCGTATGGAACGGTATAGATATTATCGGCATCTGCACCGTCGAACCGGATCTCTGTCTCCGCTCTCTTCACGGTATAGCATCTGATGACCGGCTCTGCCACATAGTTTCCGCCAATGGTATAGATGGTTTCTATATAAGATCCAGGCTCACGAAGTGGTTCCTCACTGCATGTGATTACTTCACCTGTATTTGCCACACCGGAATATTTTGCTTTTACATTGGCTGTAACAGTCTGTCCATTCTGTACGGCTTTTCCGCCAAATCCAAAGTTCTGTGCTTCCTGATAGGTCAGTGTACAGCCTTCCGGAAGCGGATTATTGAACTCCAGTTTTACGTTCTCGGTCTGCGGAGCGATTGTCAGATAGCCGACACCAACTGCCGTCTCATAGTTCTGACTCGTGGATGCTCCAACTGCCAGATATACCCCGGACTCTGTCGGACGCTTGAAAGAGATTTCAAAATCCGCTGCTGCCGGATAAATCTTCAGAATGGCATCCACAATTTTCTGGACTGCGGAAATAACGCCTGCATTGTCTCCCAGATTCGGAAGTTTATTGATAATAGTCATCAGATTTCCGATCTTTACTTTTCCACTCGGTACCAGCGTCAGAATCGCATTTTCCAGCGGAATTTCTATCGTTGTACCAATAACAGGGATCTGCTGTTTGATCACTACATTGGACACATCGAATCCGACAAAAGTTTTTCCGTTTCCGTCAATTCCCACAATCATGCCTATCGGCACTGCATCTGCCGGATCTGCCGCAAATACCTGTGAAAAGCTTTCGCCGTATTTGATATTCTGGCTGTTCACCCATACACTGGCATCCCCTTTTTTGATTGTGATAACCGTGGTCGTACTGCTGGAAAGATAGTCATCATTTCCATTATAAGTAACGGTAATTTCCTGTTCTCCCGCAGACCATTCGTCTGTTGCCGGAGTATAGGAAAAGTCATCTGCTGTTGTATCGATCACATTTCCTTCTGCATCGGTCACCGTTGCATTCTGTGCGATCAAAACCCGGATCACTGCATCCATCATTTCGGTGCTCTGATATTTCATCATGATTCCGTCATTTACAGAAACCGTAGTTGCCTCACGCAAATCCTTTAAAGTAATGATGACCGTCTTGCTCATGGACGGATATTTCTCCGTTCCCGAATAGGTGATCCGTATTTTTTCTGTTGATTTTCCGAAACTGTGTAAGGTAGGTTCATACCATTCCGGCTGATATCCCAGTGCTTTCCAGTTTCCAAGACCGGTCAGTGATGCATCGTATTCTATTGTAAGATTGTTGAGCGTTACCTCCGGTACACTTTCCGTTCCCATGACTGCATCAAAGATATTCTGTGTCACCTTATCCATGGACATTCCTTCACGGTAAGACACTTCCGCATCTGCTGCGTCCAGATTACATGCAACAGTCTCAGCTGTCACCTGAATCTCAGCATCGTTGACAGCACCGGAATTCAATGTAACGGTTGCCGTCTGATTCTGATAGGTAACATTTTCCACCGGTGTCCCATTGACCAGAATGTTCTCTACTGCATAACCACTTTCCGGTACTGCACTGACGTTATAACTCTCATTCAGTCCCACCCGGATTCTGTCTGCGGTCTGACCATTTACCTGGATACTTCCATTGGACGGTGTCGTCACATAGATATTGACACCTTCCGACGCCTCATATACAACGCTGATCGTTGTATCCGCTGTCAGGGCAGAAAGCTTATATGTACCATCCGCTTCCGGATTCATCACGGTTTCGCTGGTTTTTACCGTTGTCGTATAGCCTTCTATCTGTTTCACGGTAAAAGTTTTGCTTTCATCACTGTATACTTTCACCGTACCGGTTACATCCGCACCATCCATCTGCACGCCGGCTTCTGTGAGATCTGTGATGCTGAATGTTACATTATAATAGATTTTAACCGTAACACTTCCGGCAGTCTCCCACACATACTTTGGTTTAAAAACACTTCCTTTATTCACATATTTTTCAACGGTCATGCTGCCAGCTGAAAAATGATAATCCGTCAGAGCGTTTAACGCGGAAACCTCCGCCTGTTTTTCGCCCTGCGTATATCGATATTTGGTAGCTGTACCAAACCATTCGTTAAATTTACTCAGCAGTCCGGCTCCTTTTACGGCATCTGTTGCATGGATCTCCAGCGTTTTTTCCGCTGTATCCGCCTGTGTTGCCGACATGCTCTGTGGCGCTGTATCTGCGGACTGTGCTGCATCACTGCTTTTTGCATCCTGTGATGCTTCTTTCTGCTCTGTGGACTGCGTACCTTCTGTCACCTTCCCTGTTGCATCGTTTGTCGAAGTCTCCACACTTTCATTGCTTCCTGCTGTGTTCTCATCTTTGTCTTTTTCAGAATCCACAACATTCCCGTTTCCTTCCGTATCCACGGAAGCTTCTTCCTGCTGCTGTTCCTGCACTTCCTGCATCCGTACATCACTTTCCGCATAAACCGCAGCCGGTACATTCCCCAGTATCATCGAACAGACCAGCACTGACGCAAGTAACTTCCTGTACTTCTGGTTTTTCATATTTTTCTCCTCTCATAAAACCTCTCCGGATGACTTCCTTTATCACCCGAACAAACTGTAATTATTTTCCACTCTACAGTTTTTATCTATCCTACCTTGCTTTTTTCCAAAAGTCAATCGGCTTTTTTTACAAATTTTTCATATTTTTTATAAGTCTTGCGTTTTTCTGTACAGTTCACGATTCGTTTCATGCCCAGCTGTTGTCCCGCACTATCAAATTCCCATAACCAAACTCTTTTTCTCTTGACCTTTCTCCTGTTTTGCGTTATAGTTCCCTCTACGTTTTACTTTTTAAATAGAAAGGATGATCAATTTATGACTTTTTATCAGGAACTGCAGTTAAGTTCTGCCGGATCCAAGCAACTGATTCACAAAACTACCACCCCAAAAGAAAAAAGGCGCCATATTCTGATTTACAATTTTAAAGTATATTTGGTCATGGCTTTTTGTGTAGCGGTTGTTTCTCTTTTCAGCAAATTTCTTGAACCCGAGAACAGCGTCGTAGGTGTTACGGTACTTCTGGCTATTCTGGTACTCCGGCAGGCCGATTTCGGGATTCGAACCACACATGGACTTGGTGTTATCGTCCTCCTCTTTGCTATTCTCATGACCGGACCGCGTCTCGCAAATATGCTTCCGCCACTAGCAGGATTTCTTGTGCATCTTGTCTGCATCCTGTTACTAATGATTTTTGGATGCCACAATGTTATTATGTATAATCATTCCACTTTTGTTCTTGGTTATCTTCTTCTGACCGGATATGATGTGCAGGGACATGCCTATCTGCTTCGCGTCATCGGTCTTTTCGTGGGAATGCTCCTGTGTATGGGGATTTTCTATAAGAATCAGAAAAATCGTCCCTACCGCAGAACTTTTTCAGATCTTTTCCGCGAATTCGATCTGCACTCTGCAAGAAGCCGCTGGTATCTGAAACTGACTTTTATCGTTTCGAGTGCCATGCTTTTTATAAATTTGGCAGGTCTTCCCCGTGCCATGTGGGCAGGAATCGCCTGTATGTCCGTATGTCTTCCTTTTACAAAAGACTGTGAACAACGTGCTGTTCCGAGAGGATTATACAATATCATCGGATGCGCTGTTTTTCTGGTGCTCTATTTTCTGCTTCCCGAGAGTATGTACCCATATATCGGAATGATCGGCGGAATCGGCGTTGGATACTCTGCAAGCTATCCATGGCAGACCGTTTTCAACACCTTTGGTGCCCTCTCCATCGCCACCACACTTTTCGGTCTTCCTTACGCCCTGGTTCTCCGTATCGGAACCAACATCTTCGGTGCTGCTTATACGGTTCTTTGCAACAGGCTCTGGGATAAAATTCATGTGAATGTTACAGAAAGAGTTTCTTTCAAACAAAGATAGTATTACTAAAGAGGGTCCGGCATCACGCTAGACCCTCTTCGCTTTTTTCTCAAACCAATACTGATAACTCACACTTTCTGGAATTTTTCAATCACACATGTATGCGTTTTCGTTTTCCTATCATAATTAATTCCTGCCAACAGCAAATTTCCCTTATATTCCTTCAACGCCTCCACATACTCCCGGTCTTTTATCTGCTCCAGTGCTCCCCGGGCACTTTTGTCCCATTTCAGTTCAACTACAACCGCAGGCTTATCTGCATACATTTTTCTTGGTATAAAACAAATATCTGCAAATCCTTTTCCTGTCGGAAGTTCCCGGATCACCGCGAAAATCGGGGTAAATATCCCTTTCTAAGCCTTTCAAAAAAGCACATAAGGTATTTGTACTAACCTGTGGTTATGTATTGAATTATGGGTTTGGGGTAACAAAAAACACCGTATTTCTACGGTGCGTTCTGTCAGATATATTCTGTTTTATGATAGCAGAAAACTGGAATTCACAGTTCTTCCATCCTTCCCATCTTCAGCGCCATAACAAGAGTTCCGGCTGCCATCACAAAGACACCAATTTCAATCACATAGATGGGAAGAAGCGCCGAACCTGCCACGGCAAAGAAGTCCACGATAAAATGAATCCCATATGCAAGAACCGCTGTAAAAGCCGCTGTCCTGCATTTGCCTGCCTTTACCGCCCGGTAGATCAGCAGTGACAACCCGATATGCAGAATGATGGCACTAATTCTTTCGATTCCGCTTACAAAAAAGAGTGGTGCCGGTGTTGTCCATAGGGCCGACAGCTGTGACACGGTCTGGTTTGCAGACTCAGCAGAAAGTGCCGCCAGCGTATTCTGCATGGCTCCGCTGTTGATCATCAGCATGGACACAAGATTGCTGATTCCGGAGAGTCCTCCGATCAGAATGGCCTCCACACCGCCATGCCCGATTCCATACATCAGTGCATTTGGAAAATCCAGCCATTTCTTCATCCAGAACTTCATGGCAATCAGTCTTCCGGTCTCTTCAAAAACCGCTGCAGCCAAAGCCGCGTACACATAGTAAAGCCATGGTCTGCTCTGTGCGTTCAGTCCGCAGACCTGAATGACAAGAACATGCAGCAGCTGCTCCAACAGCATGGTAAACAGCAGATAGGTTCCTGCTCCGATAAAGAACGAGGAAATCCTTGCCTTAAGCTTCACCCTTCCTGCAATGAACAAAGCAATCGGTACCCCCATCGAGAGGACAACGGAGCAGATAACTCCCGCTATCGCCAGACCTGATATTGTGTTCAATTCCATCTTTATACCTCCCTGATTCTCAAAAAATTCCTTTATTGTATTTGAACTGTCCATACAATATAAAGCCTAATCCGACAATAATTGCTGGAAGAATGATATAATCTATAATTATTTCACTCCAAAACGAAACTATGAAGCCTAATACAAAAGACACACCTATAATAAGCGTTCCTGTGCCGACTGTTTTTCCATACTTTGGTATATCTTCTTCCTTTACTTTTCGCCTGTTATAAGAGTGAATTGTGCTGATATTGCCTTTGATATTTACAATTCCCACAACAGATATGAACACTCCCAAAATCAACATTATAATATTTTCCATAATGACCTCCTAAAAATAGAATAGTTCCTCAAATTTTTTGTCCAATGCAATACAAAGAATTAGAGCCAATTTTGCAGTTGGATTAAACTGTCCTGTTTCAATAGAACTAATGGTATTTCTTGATACCCCTACCATTTCTGCAAGCTGAGCTTGAGAAAGATTTGCTTCTGTGCGAACTTCCTTTAAGTGATTTTTCAGTTGTAATTGTTCTTTCATATTCTCACCTCTAAAAGATGGCTAACAAATCCAACAAATGCCAAAATGGAAAACACAAAAAACAGAACAGTCAAGACCAAATCGCTCTTTCGCTTCATTTTGATAAAACGAACTAACCATTGTGTTGCAATAATGCTGAAGTATATAACCCACGGACTGTAAATCATAGTATGAGCAAGCACAGAAGATAACAGCGAAAGCAAACAACACACTAAAGCACCAACTCTGCTTGCGTGACTTCCGGCTTGATATACCACTTCCATTTCAGCCAAGTCCTTATTGCGATGTTCTTTTCTGCTTGCATTTAAGATTTCGTCCTTTTTCATAAAAACACCTCCATACCAAGTTTTCTTTGCATGTTTTAATTGTACACATACCAAGTTTTCTTGTCAATAGAGTTCATAAAAAAGGGGGAGGGGAAACCCCTTTTGTAATGTTATTTTGCTCACACAGGGAATCTCAAAACCAAAATCGGATTTCATGCATCTGTAATATAAAGGGTATTATTGCCTTCCAACCTGTAAATTTATAAAATACTTCACAAAGGGGGAAAATCATGAAAAACAAAATGCTCAAGAAAGGACTTGCAATCGGAATGTCTGCATTTTTACTGGCATCTTCACTTGCTCCGGTCAGCGTACAGGCTACGTCTTGGAAGCAGAACAAGACCGGCTGGTGGTGGCAGGAGGATAACGGATCTTATCCGGTAAGCCAGTGGAAAGTCATCAACGGAAAATGGTATGCTTTTGATGCACGGGGATATATGCGCTCCGGCTGGTTTCTCAGTAAGGGGAAATGGTATTATCTCGGTGCTGCGAATGACGGATCTATGAAGACCGGGTGGCAGTCAGTCAACGGTAGATGGTACTACATGAACTCAGATGGTGCTATGCTTTCCAACCAGTGGGTAGGCGATTACTATGTGGGACCTACGGGTGCTATGCTTACCGATCAGTGGATCGGTAATTATTATGTGGATGCATCTGGTAAGTGGGTTCCTAATAAACAACAGCATGAACATGTCTGGCAACCTGTTACTTCAACTGTAGAACATCCTGCTGAAACACATCAGGAATTGGTTAAGGAAGCATGGACTGAGGAGATTCCTCATGAGGAAGAGGGTCATTACGAGGCTACTGTACCGGGACACTGGGAGTATGTACAAGTGCCTAAAGAGGGGTACGAAGAAGAGTACGAAAAAGCCGATGGAACTACTGGAACACGTTTTGTGGTCACAAAACATATGCACACAGATAGTAAATGGGTAGAGCCTAAGACCGTTGAGTGTAACGAAATAGGTTATGAGGTTGAGACTCCTATGTATCATGAGGTTGCTAAAGAGCTCTGTAATGGTTGTGGTGAAGATATTACAAACAATTACAATGAGCACTTGGAGTCAAATGTACTCGACGGAAATACTAACTGTGCATCATTCCATACAGCTTATATCATGGAACAGTACGACACCCGTAACGTCATGTACCCGGCTACATATGTCGTAGACAAGGAAGCTTATACTGAAACTGTTCAGCACGACGCTGAGTACAAAACGGTAGTAGACAAAGAAGCATGGACAGAAACCATTACCAAAAATGTATGCTCAGAATGTGGAGCAGTTCAGTAACAAAATTTTTCAAGGTACTAATCGCTTTTGGTTAGTACCTTTTTTATATCATTTTTTACAAAAGTACGCTTGCCCAGCCGACCCTCTGCCCTGTTAGGAACCGTCGTTCTGGGCATCCTTCGGAACGCTGGGTTTTGAAAATGCAGTAAACAAGGAATCCTTTTTACATATTAAAACAGACCTGCTTACTTATATATCTACAAGTATACAGGTCTGTTATTTTGTCGTTTTGACATATTGCGGAAATACTACATCCCTTAGACTTATTAAAAACTTCGCAAACTTTTCGTTTCAAATTTTGGTAAAGTTCTGTACCAAAATCCCTACCAATTTTGTACCAAAAAACCGTTGATAAATTGCGATATTTTACGAAACTTTACGATATCTGGATTTTTGCTCTCGAAAGAGCGGAAACCCTTGATTTTCCTATAGTTTCAGGGATTTTAAGAAGCAAGTTCGCAGTGGAAATTACATTCCCATCTGTTTTGCAACTTCTGCTGCAAAATCTTCTTCTTTCTTTTCGATACCTTCACCGGTCTCGTAACGAACGAAGCCTTTGATGGTTACGTTTGCGCCGTTTGCTTTAGCAACTTCTGCAACGTATTTTTCTACGGACTGTTTTCCATCTTCTGCTTTTACATAAACCTGATCCAGCAGGCAGATTTCTTTCAGTTCTTTGTTGATACGTCCGCTGATCATACCCTGGATAACTTTTTCCGGTTTCTGGGACTCTTTCGGGTCGTTCTGGATCTGAGCCATCAGGATTTCTTTTTCGTGAGCGATGTACTCTTCGCTTACTTCGTTTCTGTTTGTATATTTCGGGTTCAGAGCTGCTACCTGCATAGCTACGTTCTTAGCCATCTCTTTGATTTCATCGTTTACAACATCTGTTACAACGTCAACCAGAACACCGATTTTTCCGCCCATATGAGTATAGGAAGCTACGAAACCGTTTTCTTCTTCTACTTTCTGGAAACGACGGATCTTCATGTTCTCGCCGATTACTGCAACCTGTCCAGCCAAAGCTTCGTTTACAGTTTTGCTTGTATCGAATTTCCATGGCTCAGCCAGGAATGCATCGATATCTGCTGCTTCTGTTTCCAGTGCCTGCTCAGCAACCTGTGCAACGTATGCCTGGAATTTTTCGTTTTTAGCAACAAAGTCAGTTTCAGCATTTACTTCTACAGCGACAGCTTTTTTGGAATCTTCTGCAACTTTCAGCATTACAATACCTTCTGCTGCGATTCTGCTTGCTTTCTTCTGTGCAGTTGCAAGACCTTTTTCTCTCAGGAATTCCATAGCCTTGTCCATATCACCTTCGGTAGCTGTAAGAGCTTTCTTACAGTCCATCATACCAGCGCCGCTGATTTCTCTTAATTCTTTTACCATTGCTGCTGTAATAGCCATTATGATTTCCTCCTAAAATTGAGTTTTTACAGTTACTCAGCTGCCGAAGTTGCCTCCGACAGCTGAATGGATATCGAGTCTTACTCTTCTACTGTCTCTTCAACAGCTTCTTCAACGAATTCTTCTTCGCCTGTTGCTCCCTGATTTGCTTCAATAACAGCGTCTGCCATTTTGGAAACGATCAGTTTTACAGCACGGATAGCGTCATCGTTACCCGGGATAACGTAATCCAGTTCTTCCGGATCACAGTTGGTATCGCAGATACCGATCAGCGGGATTCCCAGAGTGTGAGCTTCCTGAACACAGATTCTCTCTTTTTTCGGGTCTACGATAAAGATAGCATCCGGGATTCTCTTCATGTCTTTGATTCCGCCCAGGTTTTTCTGCAGTTTATCCAGCTCTTTTTTCAGTGCGATAACTTCTTTTTTCGGCAGGACATCGAATGTTCCGTCTTCCTGCATAGCTTCGATCTCTTTCAGTCTAGCGATTCTGCTCTGGATAGTTTTGAAGTTAGTCAGCATACCACCTAACCATCTTTCGTTTACATAGTACATTCCGCAACGCTCTGCTTCAACTTTAATAGCATCCTGAGCCTGTTTCTTTGTACCAACGAACAGGATTGTGCCGCCTTCTGCAGCGATGTCAGATACAGCTTTATAAGCATCATCTACCATTCCAACGGATTTCTGCAGGTCGATAATGTAGATTCCGTTTCTTTCTGTGTAGATGTACTCTGCCATTTTAGGGTTCCATCTTCTTGTCTGGTGTCCAAAATGTACACCGGCTTCCAGTAACTGTTTCATTGAAATAACGCTCATGATTTCAATCTCCTTTTTTGGTTTTAATCTTCCCCATACTTCTCATTCTTTTCGAGACCTGACTGACAGGCACCTTCTCGGAATCGGCATGGGTGTTTTATGCATCGTGCTGATTATAGCATAACGTTTTTTCAGTTACAAGTATTTTTTTATATTTTTTCCGAATCCATAAGAAAAATGGCTGACCTTTTTTTCAGTCAGCCATTTTCTTGCTTCTTTTATTTTCTTTTATAACCAAACAGCCAGTACACCGGGATAACGCACAGAAGGATCTCTATGACAACACTGAAGATCATTCCCGCCGGAATTCCCTGCCACAGTGCATTCCACGGTCCACTCCCGAAAAGACTCCAGAGATTTGCAGCCACATGTGCCACGATGCTTGTCCACAGCGTCCCGGTCTTATCATAGACGATCGCCAGCATGATTCCCATACAGGTCGCATAGAAAAACTGTACAACATTCCCATGATAGATTCCGAACAATACTGCGGAAACCACAATCGCAATTTCCGGCCGGATCCAGTCTTTGAGTCTGTGAAAGATAATTCCCCGGAACATCAGCTCTTCACAAACCGGTCCGATGATACCGACTACCAGGATCATCAGTCCCATGGACTGTCCGCCAAATGCTTTCTCAGAAACCTGACTGTAACCCGGAAACAGATCATTCAGATGAATCACCTGGATAAAATCGTTAAGGAACTGTCCTATCGCAATCGCAAGGACAATCACACTGAACCAGATAACAGGCGGTGCCCACACGAAATTCTTTCGGTTTCCACTGAATCCCTCTTTCCGTCTCTGCTGATCTTTTCTGTAAAACAGATACAGAATAACACCAGCCGCCACATCTCCGATCAGAGTCACATACAGGGTACTCTGTAACAGTCTCTTTCCCGCGCTTGCGATCTCCTGTACGCCACCTGCCTGAAAGATATAACTCAGATACAGAGCTATCGTTGCCAGCATTGTCGCGCCGTAATGGATCAGGAACGGATACACCAGTCTCCAGATCTGACGTACCGTGGAGTATCCGGATGTTTTTTTCGGATATTCATTCTCGCGTTCTTCCTCTGTGTTTTCTTCCACCGGTCCCATTTTCTTCGCAAACGATGCCTTTGCGGATACATGCATCATACTACCTGATGTATCTTTTCTGACCGACTCTACCTTTTCTGTCGTCTCTTCGTCATTCGGACTTGCCAGAATCCCCAGATCTTCCACGCTGTCTGCAATATAAACAGCACCTGCAGATTCCAGTTCTTCACGGCTTCCGTATCCGTATGTGACACCGATACACTGAAGCCCACAGCTGACAGCCCCCTGCACATCGTGACTCCTGTCTCCGACCATAAGAACTTTGTCCCGTTCTTCTTCCAGATGCATCCGTCTTAATGCCTCTTCAATGACTTCTGCTTTATCGGTTCTTCTTCCGTCCAGCTCACTTCCGACAATAGCCGTAAAATAGTCTGCAATCTGAAAATGCTCCAGAATCTGTTTCACATACACTTCCGGTTTTGAGGAAGCAACGCCAAGGATCTTGTCGTTGATTTTCAGCAGTTCCAGTAATTCCGGAACTTTTGGATACAGACAGTTTTCAAACATTCCCTTGGTTGTATACCGTTCCCGGTAATACACCACCGCCTGTTCTGCCTCCTCCTCGCTCAGACCTGCATATTTCATAAACTGTTCTTTTAAGGGCGGTCCTACGAAACACTGTAACTTTTCCGGGTGCTCTTCTTTCTTTCCCAGCTTTTCCAGTGCATATGCAACGCAGTTGATAATGCCCTCGCCGGATTCCGTCAATGTGCCATCCAGGTCAAATAATATTACTTGTGACATAATTTACGTCCTGCTCTCTTTTCTTTTAAGCTGTTGCTCCATAGTAGGCATCGATTCCGTTGGCAATTCCCTGAACCATTTTTGCCTGATAAGAAGCACTTGCCATCTTCAGATCCTCTGCCCGGTTGGTCATGTAACCCATCTCAACAATACTTACCGGAATCGTACTCCAGTTGATACCGCTCATGGCATCAGTTGACATCACGCCCTGATTTTTGGCTCCGGTAGCTGCACAGAAACTGTCCACAATTTTTCTGGACAACGTCTGACTTGCACTGATGACACTCTTCGTCAGATATGGATTGCTGTTGGACGGTGCCATCGTCAGTGCTCCGGAAATGGATGTATTATCAGAACCGTTGGCATGGATACGAACCAGAATATCCGCACCTGCTGCTGCCGCCATCTGTGCACGTTCTGCATTGCTGATATTGACATCGTGTGTGGTACGGATCATATAAACTTCATATCCGCGTGCTTCCAGCTCATCCCGAAGCTGCAGGGAAACCTGTAAAGTCAGCTCGTATTCATTCAGTCCGGAG is part of the Blautia faecicola genome and encodes:
- a CDS encoding MBG domain-containing protein, which gives rise to MKNQKYRKLLASVLVCSMILGNVPAAVYAESDVRMQEVQEQQQEEASVDTEGNGNVVDSEKDKDENTAGSNESVETSTNDATGKVTEGTQSTEQKEASQDAKSSDAAQSADTAPQSMSATQADTAEKTLEIHATDAVKGAGLLSKFNEWFGTATKYRYTQGEKQAEVSALNALTDYHFSAGSMTVEKYVNKGSVFKPKYVWETAGSVTVKIYYNVTFSITDLTEAGVQMDGADVTGTVKVYSDESKTFTVKQIEGYTTTVKTSETVMNPEADGTYKLSALTADTTISVVYEASEGVNIYVTTPSNGSIQVNGQTADRIRVGLNESYNVSAVPESGYAVENILVNGTPVENVTYQNQTATVTLNSGAVNDAEIQVTAETVACNLDAADAEVSYREGMSMDKVTQNIFDAVMGTESVPEVTLNNLTIEYDASLTGLGNWKALGYQPEWYEPTLHSFGKSTEKIRITYSGTEKYPSMSKTVIITLKDLREATTVSVNDGIMMKYQSTEMMDAVIRVLIAQNATVTDAEGNVIDTTADDFSYTPATDEWSAGEQEITVTYNGNDDYLSSSTTTVITIKKGDASVWVNSQNIKYGESFSQVFAADPADAVPIGMIVGIDGNGKTFVGFDVSNVVIKQQIPVIGTTIEIPLENAILTLVPSGKVKIGNLMTIINKLPNLGDNAGVISAVQKIVDAILKIYPAAADFEISFKRPTESGVYLAVGASTSQNYETAVGVGYLTIAPQTENVKLEFNNPLPEGCTLTYQEAQNFGFGGKAVQNGQTVTANVKAKYSGVANTGEVITCSEEPLREPGSYIETIYTIGGNYVAEPVIRCYTVKRAETEIRFDGADADNIYTVPYDGNPHGVTAGVYSGEERIAEASIIYMSSSGYKSEIPPTETGMYQVMASYAGSDKYKCIEAVYARLFIVQKEVTVTPDSCGPVYYRDTLPEFTYTVTDANENVLSAEEIATLGTISVVKTDPAETAGFYTLTTQIENANKNYKINCVDRTFEIRKRPVTVQTDSLEMTYGDTVPSVTYTVYDMDGTVAAPEKVNVAEDFPSLTFGIEGQEEGKYLAANQAYAITATGLENENFEVTYTAGTLTVQPRKLSVTIDPKQKTEGEEDPELTYVAARVTDEVTAQAAEENALVDGDELGITLTREAGEEPGFYDIYVNTAQMNSNYVLAQEPDGADKFEIVKKATDPDDNKPITPEEPDKNPEEPDKNPDNKDDENGGTNTPGNTDNNGGTATSGNTDNNGAGQDTVQENPTTGDTANSTINKVSNTANTAGSTTESKGVNTGDTSNVVMYLCMMAIALVAVAAGVIFKRRYRKQ
- a CDS encoding FUSC family protein is translated as MTFYQELQLSSAGSKQLIHKTTTPKEKRRHILIYNFKVYLVMAFCVAVVSLFSKFLEPENSVVGVTVLLAILVLRQADFGIRTTHGLGVIVLLFAILMTGPRLANMLPPLAGFLVHLVCILLLMIFGCHNVIMYNHSTFVLGYLLLTGYDVQGHAYLLRVIGLFVGMLLCMGIFYKNQKNRPYRRTFSDLFREFDLHSARSRWYLKLTFIVSSAMLFINLAGLPRAMWAGIACMSVCLPFTKDCEQRAVPRGLYNIIGCAVFLVLYFLLPESMYPYIGMIGGIGVGYSASYPWQTVFNTFGALSIATTLFGLPYALVLRIGTNIFGAAYTVLCNRLWDKIHVNVTERVSFKQR
- a CDS encoding YhfC family intramembrane metalloprotease, producing MELNTISGLAIAGVICSVVLSMGVPIALFIAGRVKLKARISSFFIGAGTYLLFTMLLEQLLHVLVIQVCGLNAQSRPWLYYVYAALAAAVFEETGRLIAMKFWMKKWLDFPNALMYGIGHGGVEAILIGGLSGISNLVSMLMINSGAMQNTLAALSAESANQTVSQLSALWTTPAPLFFVSGIERISAIILHIGLSLLIYRAVKAGKCRTAAFTAVLAYGIHFIVDFFAVAGSALLPIYVIEIGVFVMAAGTLVMALKMGRMEEL
- a CDS encoding helix-turn-helix transcriptional regulator, which translates into the protein MKEQLQLKNHLKEVRTEANLSQAQLAEMVGVSRNTISSIETGQFNPTAKLALILCIALDKKFEELFYF
- a CDS encoding DUF6442 family protein; its protein translation is MKKDEILNASRKEHRNKDLAEMEVVYQAGSHASRVGALVCCLLSLLSSVLAHTMIYSPWVIYFSIIATQWLVRFIKMKRKSDLVLTVLFFVFSILAFVGFVSHLLEVRI
- the tsf gene encoding translation elongation factor Ts, which produces MAITAAMVKELREISGAGMMDCKKALTATEGDMDKAMEFLREKGLATAQKKASRIAAEGIVMLKVAEDSKKAVAVEVNAETDFVAKNEKFQAYVAQVAEQALETEAADIDAFLAEPWKFDTSKTVNEALAGQVAVIGENMKIRRFQKVEEENGFVASYTHMGGKIGVLVDVVTDVVNDEIKEMAKNVAMQVAALNPKYTNRNEVSEEYIAHEKEILMAQIQNDPKESQKPEKVIQGMISGRINKELKEICLLDQVYVKAEDGKQSVEKYVAEVAKANGANVTIKGFVRYETGEGIEKKEEDFAAEVAKQMGM
- the rpsB gene encoding 30S ribosomal protein S2, which produces MSVISMKQLLEAGVHFGHQTRRWNPKMAEYIYTERNGIYIIDLQKSVGMVDDAYKAVSDIAAEGGTILFVGTKKQAQDAIKVEAERCGMYYVNERWLGGMLTNFKTIQSRIARLKEIEAMQEDGTFDVLPKKEVIALKKELDKLQKNLGGIKDMKRIPDAIFIVDPKKERICVQEAHTLGIPLIGICDTNCDPEELDYVIPGNDDAIRAVKLIVSKMADAVIEANQGATGEEEFVEEAVEETVEE